ATACCTCTCTCTTTATagtataattactattatttacTATAACTATTTTTGACGTAACCATCTGCGGATTCGTCATGTTTAATGTACTTTTTAAGCCAAAACAGTTCAAAAACTTGACAAATGTAAGCATACTTTATGTGTCAGCCCTGAGAATATGAAGGAAAGTAGCATTTAATTGATTCATTTTTCCAAAATTGCTTTCATGGGTCACTGTCAAAAAGTGGTCCAAAAGACAGTCATCCTAAAATGACgaaatattaaacaatatatacTATTCGCGAGTGAGTTAAGCCTAGCAATCAATCAGCCTGACCACAGTGTTTCACGCGATGTACTGTTTAGGGAAGGAGACAGGAATATGCCTTCACAAATCTATTAGTTGTAACGAATTTGCATTCGtcatgcagctctctctctctctctgtctgtctgcctgtctgtctctctctctctctctctctctctctctttctctctctctctctctctctaaagccttAAAATCCTGACACTGATCCCTGCAACAGGGAGACTCCAGTTTTGACCAGTTCATTGAGGCTGAAAGGGCAGGAGGAATAGGCCAGGTCACAATTGCCGACGGCTCGACCATAGTCCTCGGCTGCCACGTAATGCCTCAGCTCTTCCTTGGCGGTTGTCAGCTCATGGTTGGGACTGCAAGAAGAAGAAACCCCCGTGTGATGAATATCCATTAATAAAGCTTAAAATATTCAGGTTTTTCCATTTGTCCTAGGAGACGAGGTCTTGCAAAATGAATGCCAAACTGTGTGACACTGAGTGGTTGAgtggattttcttacaatttgaaACTAGTTGTTTCAGTTCGTTTTATGGTTAATTTTCAGTGAACATGGATTTATTGTGCTTCTGCATAGCTGGACTTTCAGTCCCGAAGTCTTTTCCGTCGACCTTGAAACCTCTCAGGATTCCCAGACGAGAAAAGTATGTCTCTTGTCTGTGTTCAATAGCATCCAAAGGGTGAAAATTAATTGGTAGGGGTTAGCCAAGCAAGGAAGCACCCATTATAGAATTTAaagtacaaattaaaaaagacagacaaaaataattttgtgataTGGAGGACAATCAAGGTCAGATTACAAATTTAAATATAGATGTTTGCTATGCCTTTGGAAGAGCAGAACATGGATGACAGCCATTTTCATTTGTGCGGGAAGGGACTCTAAGAAGTCTAGCAAGTGAAACAATTAATAGATCTATGATAGCTACAAAAAGGCTTACAATAATAGAGCAGTTACAAAAAGATAAAGGAAACAAATACGCTGCTGTCAGTATGCTGTCTATTGTAAAAACTATCAGCAGGatatcaaacaaaataaatcgaCGAACAATGAACGATAACTATATTAGGCTGATGGGGTGAATGGCTGCATATAATGAAAACGTAGATGAATACGGAAATACCTGATTTAACAGATAACAAGAGAAAGGAACAAACAACCAAACAGCATACTTACGAAAGAAGTAGTTGCAGGAGCTCGCCCATGAGCCCGTACTCTTCAGCAGGCACTTCGGCTGTCTCGCAAATGGCCTTCAGCAAACACTGGTGTCCATTCATGCCAAAACTGTAAAAGAGGCAGACGCCTATTACAACATACAACGGGGGAAAGTCGGGAGTTGTACATataagaagaaagggaaagaaaaatattttgcctcTTTGGCTGGAGATTCATACATATTTCTCCTTTTCGAAATAACACAGTGATCTTTACATGAGTttcgaaaataaagataaaacagcAAGGTGTACAATAAATGAGCATGTGgagtttctatttttttatttttttactttgtttttttcttttgagctcgatgacaaattatatttatgataattactgtcttttatttatgtttgtacatTCATCCCAACATACCGGATTAAAACCCTTGGTGGTCACTAGAAAAGATCCAGCCACTGTTTTATGACATATATCTAACATTAATAGCTATCTAGATATGATCATAATAGATTTATGGATTCAATTTTAAATGGGTTTTTCAAATAATTGCAACCATACATCAGAGTAGTCATCTACACGAAAAAGTCAACGGAATAGAATTATTTGAAAAACCCCTGTTAAATtgaattcataaatttattatgATCATATCTAGATTGTCATTAATGTTATAAAACAGTAGCTGAATCTGTCCTTGTGACCACCAGGGTTTTTAACCCGGTACGTTGGGGATGGCTGTAAACACATCAAAACGAAAGACTGTAGTTATCATAAATACAATGACCAcccagaaatattagtcctagataacgaccctcgaAAACCCTTGGGGTTCGTTATCTAAGTAACATCCCAGTCGCTAGATGAACTGAGAAAACGAAAATTATTTATCCTACTAAGAAAACCATCTTGTAAACTGAGAAAATCCCCAGGCATAACTTCTCCGAGAGTCCTTACAAGAGAACAGTTGCCATCCTTTCGTTGAAGGAGCGGATGAGGTCACCTTCATTAAATAGAGAAATCAACGTTGAACTTGAATGGGGAACACGCGTAAAGGAATACAATATGTGACCAAATAAAATGCGGCTATACATTTTTGAAAGTTTTAGATAGCATTAGAAATTGCTTAGAATATTCGCTTCAAACACTGCTTCACTGCATCATGTTTTAAGGCAACGAAAGGCCCTGAAATTGAAATCCGTGAGAATCATCATTGtcaataattttgatttattcgTGAACTTGTAGGACAATTTCTTAAGGGTGAcctgaaaatgatgaaatatatgCTGATGTACGTCTGATGGGAGTAGCAAGTGACTAAAGTCTACTCGAAAAATTCCTCCTGGTTTTGTGAAAAGAAGAGCTGTGCATGTCGCAACAGATCACTCATATGGGAAACCGCAGACTCTTACAAGTTCACGCACAACACATCACACAAACGGAACCTTATTTCAGAATAGATCGATGATCGCTGTTTGAAGATGATAATATAGCTACAGATGAATATCACCACGAAGAGGAGATCAATACACTCGTTGATACAGAATCCATATGAATGTGATTATGGAATATCAGGATAGGAAAGAAGAAACTGCCTTCTGTTCCAGAGTATCACGACTCTAAAGAACATTTGTTGGACTGGAGTTTGAATTGGGATATTGCATGGATTATTGTTAGTGCAATTGGAGATCAATTTATAGGTCAAGAGGAGAAAATACCATACCTCCTGTTGGTTCTTGGACTGCATTCATGAAGGCAGTGACAACCTTAGAGAACAGCAAATCATTGATTGAATGCATGGAAGTCTTACTGCTACCACCAAGTGACAGTATGCAAATGGTACCTGGGTCAGTTGATTGACATGGCTGAGGATTTTGTTCTTCATTGTATATTTGCTCACTCAGATGAAGCCATATATTGTAAGATGGTTGTTCTGCAATGGCTTTATGAAGCAAATATAGAAAGCAGTAAATCCTCTTGGAGGCTTTCACACCATCATGGTGAAActcaaaatcatgcacaaaaatatggAGCACTTGGTTTCAGAGACTGGTGGGTAGATGCAGGAGCAATTGCAGAGGGATCAAGTGCAGACTGTTGAAAGTCCCTATTACTTTCGAGTAATTTGATTACATAAACAGTCATTTGAGGCTTTACTTAGGAGCATAATGAAGAAGATGGGAGATGTTTCACTGTATGGAGAGGATTTCGGGCACTTGTTGGGATTACTTAGATGCAACCTCAATCCAAGAGAACTTGATCTCTTTATGTCAAACCAAGATTTTTAGAGAGTGTGCACTGATTTCATGTCCAGCGCTGGTGGTGCAGAAGCTGAGTTCATGATTGAATACCTGAAAGATTAGTTCAGTACGAGCAAAACACATTGAGAGACACCTACAGCGGAACAAGTATTACTTCCTCAACTTTTGCCTTTGGACATATCAATTATTATGCAAGGTACCTTAATTACCAACACGTGACTCTGGCAACTTAGGCACAGACAAATCCTGCAGCATGGAAAGAATTAAAAGAGAGCAAGTTTGGAGGGATTATCACAGGTGGCTCCTTCACAGTTCATGAGGACTTCATTACTGTCATCTGATGGCAAAAGTGTGGACAGCATTGAAAGAGAAATTAAATCTAATGACAAATtcagcacacaaacaaacaaccccAGCTGCAAAATGGGAACATGTGAAAACAGTGCAGTCACTGGTTAACAAATTGTGCAAGTACATGGATCCATTTACACCAGGTGTGGCAAGGCACTTCAAAACTGGTGAGGCCCTGGGAGAAGAGATTGTGAAAGGCTAGTTGCATTCCACTGAGACTGGGGAGATTTTGTTATTAAACTTTATAGTGGAAAGGCTGAAGAAGGCAGGAGAAGATCGTGTCAGTTTCTTCAAACTTATAAAGAAACCAAAGACAAAAACTGGATTAGAAAAACCCAAGAAAGCACCAAGGGCTGTTTATATACTAAAAGAGGAGAAGCAGGCCTTTGGTATTCTAGTAAGCAAAGCTACAAGGGCGAGAGAAGCTCATGCCTACCCCTTGACGTTTGTACCATTGGCCCTTTCTACAGAAGATAAAGAATAAGATAAGGATCAAAAGCAGTGCTGTAGAATCACATGATCACAGGGGTGGCAGCAGTGGGTGAACAAGCCCCATTCAGAGCAGAATGAATAATTGATGGTATGGCCGTTGTTCAGTCTATTTCTCCAAAAGGACACATGGGGGAATGTGCAGAGTCTACTTAGATTTTGCAAGCCACCAAAGATGCTCAATCCTTTGAGACTGGTGATAGTCATGGATACTTAAGAGAAAAACAGAATCAAGGGCACCACAAAAAAGAGAAGAGGCCATGCAGGAAGATCACAGAAAAAGGACATTCAATGCCAAAGAGCAAAGACTGGAATACCTTTCTGCAGAATGGTCAAAATAAAACATCACTGATAAACTTTCTTGTTAATACTACAAGAGTGACCCATTCAAAGCAAAGCTAGCCATTCCACTTGTATTTACAGAATCAAACAAGACTTGGATGGTCACTACTGTAGGTGTAAATCTTATTGAACAATGCAGTCACCACATAGCAGATCCAAGAGTTGTTCAGCATGCATATTTATCTGAAAGACCTGTTGTGGTTGTTGCCACAGATACTgacatatttattttacttgtataTGCTTTCAGCAAAGTTGCTTCTACTGAGAAATGTTATATGAAAATAGACAAAGAGTGATATTATGTGGATGTTGGTGTTGTTTGCAGATCTTATGTGAAGGAAGTGCGCGATGTCCTACCTGCTCATCATAGCTTGACAGGATGCAACACAACCACATACTTATACAGAATAGGAAACGTGGAGCTATTCAAGAAAAATTAGCGTCACAAAATTAGACTAAATTGCGTCATCAGCTGGAGTTGTTTCGAGCTCCCCTCAACTACGAGAAAATTTGCTCAACTTCATACAGACAGTCATGTATCCAGGAATAGAGGATGAAGATCATGTAGAAACCCGAATCAGAATGTATGAGCAACAGAAGGTGAATTCAAGTTTGAATATTCTCTCTGACAAACATGCTTCAGATGAACATCTGAAAAGGTCTAATTTACAAGCATATATCTAGAAGCAATGTCTCAAACCAGATGTTGTTTATCCTCCACCCGAGGACAATGGCTGGCAGTAGTCTGATGACGGTCTTAACAATGTTTGGTTTTCCTGCCCACAGTTTCCTCCCAGCTTGTGTAAAAAAAAGTCTCAGTATATCAAAGTCTGGAGAGGAAGGTGATGATGAGAGCTCGGAAACTGAAAGACGGAAACAAGTGCTTCAACTTCCAAAGAAGAGACAGGGAAAGGAAGCTGCCACAGCAGCATCTGGTGAGAGTCTCTCGGCATCTGCTTATGATagctcttcttcatcctcatcaTCAGAGAGTGGCAGTGGTTTTCTGTTTAGCAATCTTTCAGAAAAGTTATAGGGAGATAGTAACTTCCCAGATGATTTGGGATAAGAATTAGTATTTATAAAGCATTGCAAAAAATTCTATTTGTGCATTTTATTTACTTACGTGTgtgtttatcttttgttttctgtaacAATTATTTGCTTGTAAACTCAACCACTTCTAGATAATTATAGGATAAATTtagaaatataacataaaatttttaacATATTCGCTGTGGATCTaatattcttatatttcttaGTTTATGGAAACTACGCAGTTATCTCCAAATCTTTTGCAAAGCatgtttatattttgatattctttCAATCATATGAGGTAATTAATACTGAACAAATtctaattaatataatatctgcCTATTTAATGATAAATTATGATGGAATAGGTAGTAATTTGTGTAATTTGTGAGGTAATTAAtacttaacaaaattaaattaatataatatctgcCTATTTAATGATCAATTATGATGGAATATGTAGTAATTTGTGTACAGAAAGGTAAATCAATTAAGATTGAACAAAAATTCACTGATACCGCTTTTCGTTTGagttgtaataatattttctttgaatatgcATAATTAATGTTAATTAATAACAATGAATATGGACAATTATTATCTTGTAGATACAATCAAACTGAAAAAGAcaaacttttcattcatttacctCAAATAACCACCAAAAGGCCACCACTGAGCTCTTTAAACATAACTTCCGCTAATTTAAGCAAAAATGCGAATGATCTCATTAAAtgtgtacaatacaaaaatgtTCCAGGCAGAAATGGATTCTACAGAAAAAAATGATCATAGAAACCAGTGCGAAAAGTTTGATGGTGACAAATATTAAATGGTTACGAGTTTTTCCCTGTCTACAAGTATACTGGGCAGTGCAAATGGAACTCAGGAAAGGAAGAATGAGAAGCGAAGAACCTTACTTTGAGAAGAGCGATTCAATGGAATTGTAGGCGTTGTAACGGTCCTTGTCGATGTCTCCTCTGCCGATGGAAATGGTGTCTGATGGTAAAGTGTAGATGGCTCGGATGAAGCCTTTGAACACCCCGCCTGTGTAAATAAAGACCCGGTGAAGATATCTAAATCTGATCAACATGGAGTGACAACAAAATTGTTGCATTGAAAAATAAACTCTTTGAAATTATAGACAATTGCTTATATGTTTTGCTAAGACTAAGAACCAGCTATCTATCTCTTAAAGCAAAACTTCAAGTCTTTCGACGTATTGCACTAGGAGTATTGAGTCTACGTTCATAGCTCCAGTAGTTGTCACGTATATGTAACAGAGTCACGTGAACGTGTACCGTATGCAAGGGCGTAGCCAGGAATTCTCTGGTTGAGGCGGGTGGCGGGGATGGGCGGAGGCCAAATATTCGGGACTTAAGTGGTGATAAAATAATTTAgaacaataaatacaataaacatagcaatataataaaaatggtgaatgccatatgtaatgaaaatacataataaGTGTACAATGCATCTTTGAAGGTTCGGAATTTCTTGCACTTCGTGTCAAGCATTATCAATATCATAcctgtaacatatacatataattattaaaaagtcCATGCAAATAAAACAAACGAGACAGGTAAAGAATAAGTATGTGCTGAATTTTGTTGTCCATTACAATATTATACCTAACAATTTTACCCTCATCAAAGGTCAGTATAATATTGCAAGCAGTATCTTTTCTTGCCACACTGATTGATAATGTTGCTCATCAATTATCAATCAAGCTATTGCAAGGACTGGGCGCATCAACCATGAGTCACATTCATCTACCTATTTCAAAAAGTGTAGAATTTTTCTAATCCATTATCATTGCTGCCTAAGTGTTAATGGCAAAAAGGGtgtcaatgtgtatatatacagacgCATTGAAATTCATGTTTATAATCGAATAAATGCTTTAGGCCTAGATCAGAAAGAGTAAGATTTATGAAATCTATCAAATAATTGTCATTTCTGGAACAAAGTGTATTTATCCACTTTTAATTGGTGGAGGGGGTGGGCGGAAGGGCGCCCGATAGGTTGACTACTAAATGGCCCTAGTGCGCCCCAACCCTCATAACAGCAGTTTATCGACAATATAAAggaaaggtaaaagaaaataactGTCACATCTGTTAATATGCCTTGTCATTCACATTTTTCAAGCATAATTAAATTGTTTACGATAATTGTAGGGAAACTATGATAATTATTTATTGACAAGTTAGTGGGGTGGTAGCCACCCTAGCTACGACTATAACTGCTTTATATTGACGATAAAAATGGACAactaaactaagaaaaaaattatcatctctctctctctctctctctccttgtctagCATAGTGCATAGTACCATGGTAAGTAAGACTAAACTAAGAAAAATtaatccaatctctctctctctctctctctctc
This window of the Macrobrachium nipponense isolate FS-2020 chromosome 5, ASM1510439v2, whole genome shotgun sequence genome carries:
- the LOC135215247 gene encoding uncharacterized protein LOC135215247, whose product is MSRSRGHSPVLSLLLVMTLLPCSWASGAFKGDPGELGDSGFDLSKYSASQAVKERSKRFISFPSSSTLTFNHKIKIPLFSKLNNDISGVFKGFIRAIYTLPSDTISIGRGDIDKDRYNAYNSIESLFSNFGMNGHQCLLKAICETAEVPAEEYGLMGELLQLLLSPNHELTTAKEELRHYVAAEDYGRAVGNCDLAYSSCPFSLNELVKTGVSLLQGSVSGF